A window from Ignavibacteriota bacterium encodes these proteins:
- a CDS encoding T9SS type A sorting domain-containing protein has product MSINNNMIKKYFPIFLLFSLTISFAQSVSVNGRITASRVPVTEVLVTFIDNSDTTKQYSTLTNSQGYYSTSIITTIESFEKNIPTSFRLGQSYPNPFSSTTAIPYTLDKESNINVNIYDILGRVIREFEIGMESVGSHNLLWDGKNNSGKLVSNGIYFYQFSVNGNSQIRKMIFNKNGSSSFSIPNIFTFSENQFLQKIKKTKITDTTSFTILLKNTNNTTPLIVENKLENIVIRKDTSINFSVTSKPVATFNLDSSHQIIRGFGASNILLWRPDMTNAEIETAFGTGDGQLGFNILRLMVEADSNRWGLYLSTAKKAQEMGALIIASPWHAPSNMTETVNSISRVKHDMYAGYATHLNNYIKFMTSNGIDLYGISVQNEPDITDQWTSWTSDEIFDFMKNYADKIIGTRVMTPESFQFKQSYLNPILNDSAACANTDIVCGHIYGGGIAKYPLAFEKSKEVWMTEYLINSPGSGANMDTSLIGAMATAKSINDCMLVNMNTYIWWYLVRYYGPICDGTYLRKGEVTKKGYVMSQFAKYIRPGFVRVESSISPINSTILVSAYKYPESDKIVIVAINNSTATIEQYFRIRGIGKISSLIPITTSGSKNCGSGTELSITDGNFKYNMEPQSITTFITN; this is encoded by the coding sequence ATGTCCATCAATAATAATATGATAAAAAAATACTTCCCAATATTTTTATTATTTTCATTAACGATTTCGTTTGCACAATCTGTTTCTGTTAATGGAAGAATAACTGCCTCAAGAGTTCCAGTAACAGAAGTATTAGTAACTTTCATTGATAATTCAGATACAACCAAGCAATATTCTACTTTAACAAATTCGCAAGGTTATTATTCAACCAGTATAATAACGACAATAGAATCATTCGAAAAAAATATTCCCACAAGTTTTAGGCTTGGACAAAGTTATCCGAATCCGTTTTCTTCAACAACCGCAATACCTTATACATTGGATAAAGAATCAAATATAAATGTTAATATTTATGATATTTTGGGAAGAGTTATAAGAGAATTTGAAATTGGAATGGAATCTGTTGGAAGTCATAATTTATTGTGGGATGGAAAAAATAATTCCGGGAAATTAGTATCAAACGGAATTTATTTTTACCAGTTTTCAGTAAATGGGAATTCTCAAATTAGAAAAATGATTTTCAATAAAAATGGAAGTAGTTCATTTTCAATTCCAAATATATTTACTTTTTCTGAAAATCAATTCTTGCAAAAAATTAAAAAAACTAAAATTACAGATACAACATCATTCACAATTCTCTTGAAAAATACAAATAATACAACGCCATTAATTGTTGAAAACAAATTAGAAAATATTGTGATAAGGAAAGATACTTCAATAAATTTTTCTGTTACATCAAAACCGGTGGCAACATTTAATTTGGATAGCTCACATCAAATTATTAGAGGATTTGGCGCATCAAATATTTTACTTTGGCGTCCGGATATGACAAATGCAGAAATTGAAACAGCATTCGGAACCGGTGATGGTCAACTTGGATTTAATATTCTTAGACTAATGGTTGAAGCAGATAGCAATCGTTGGGGATTGTATTTATCTACTGCTAAAAAAGCTCAAGAAATGGGTGCTTTAATAATTGCTTCACCTTGGCACGCACCTAGTAATATGACTGAAACAGTAAATAGTATAAGTAGAGTTAAACATGATATGTATGCTGGTTATGCAACTCATCTAAATAATTATATAAAATTTATGACTTCAAACGGGATTGATCTTTATGGAATATCAGTTCAAAATGAACCCGATATTACGGATCAGTGGACAAGTTGGACATCTGATGAGATTTTTGATTTCATGAAAAATTATGCTGATAAAATAATTGGAACCCGAGTTATGACTCCGGAATCTTTTCAATTTAAACAATCATATTTAAATCCAATTTTAAATGATTCTGCAGCTTGCGCAAATACTGATATAGTTTGCGGACATATTTACGGCGGCGGAATTGCTAAATATCCTTTGGCATTTGAAAAAAGCAAAGAAGTTTGGATGACTGAATATTTAATAAATAGTCCCGGAAGTGGTGCTAATATGGATACATCTTTAATCGGAGCAATGGCAACTGCTAAAAGCATAAATGACTGTATGCTTGTAAATATGAACACATATATTTGGTGGTATTTGGTTAGGTATTACGGACCGATTTGCGATGGAACATATTTGCGAAAAGGTGAAGTAACTAAAAAAGGTTATGTGATGTCGCAGTTTGCAAAATATATTCGTCCGGGATTTGTTAGAGTTGAAAGTAGTATAAGTCCAATTAATAGTACAATTTTAGTTAGTGCGTATAAATATCCGGAAAGTGATAAAATTGTAATAGTTGCAATAAATAATTCAACTGCTACTATCGAGCAATATTTTAGAATTCGTGGAATTGGAAAAATTTCATCGCTTATTCCAATTACAACATCAGGATCAAAAAATTGTGGAAGCGGTACAGAGCTTTCGATTACTGATGGAAATTTCAAATATAATATGGAACCACAGAGTATAACAACATTTATTACAAATTAG
- a CDS encoding sialate O-acetylesterase, translated as MKTSKLKSIILLFVICQTNLIFPQVKLPKLISDGMILQRDVEVKVWGWASANENIEINFLDKNFKTVADENGNWEIVIPKQQAGGPYELKISAKNSILVKDILFGDVWVCSGQSNMEFPMKRVSWNYPGEIENSENNFIREFAVPQKYNFKVAEKDFSHGSWKSANLENIPNFSAVAYFFAKKIYEKYKIPVGIINASLGGSRIESWMSEDALQKFPHHLNEALMFRDDNLIKKIEDSDIARSNAWYNLLRQKDEGYKDQKNIWYKTNLEISDWKKMNVPGYWADTEIGKVNGVVWFKKNVNIPLELVGKYAKLILGRIVDADSVFVNGKYVGSVGYQYPPRRYEIPKDILNAGENEITIRVISNAGMGGFVLDKDYEIEFDNTSISLEGEWNYKLGAIMPELGSQTFIRWKPMGLYNSMISPLHNYKIKGFAWYQGESNTWNPSEYSNLLSTMISDWRTKWSNNNLPFIVIQLPNFMEEKNEPSESSWAAFREVQLDALKIPNTGLVVTIDLGEWNDIHPLNKKDVGERLFQSAEKIAYKNNSVINSGPIYKSMKIEGNKIILTFDNIGDRLISKNHEELKEFAICGNDKKFIWAHAKIENDKVIVWNDNIKNPVAVRYAWADNPSKANLYNSAGLPASPFRTDKY; from the coding sequence ATGAAAACATCAAAACTTAAAAGTATTATTCTGTTATTTGTTATTTGTCAAACGAATTTAATATTTCCCCAAGTAAAATTACCAAAGTTGATTAGTGATGGTATGATATTACAACGTGATGTTGAAGTTAAAGTTTGGGGCTGGGCTTCAGCAAATGAAAATATTGAAATTAATTTTCTCGATAAAAATTTCAAAACAGTTGCAGATGAAAATGGAAATTGGGAAATAGTAATTCCTAAGCAGCAAGCCGGTGGACCATATGAATTAAAAATTTCTGCAAAAAATTCTATTTTGGTTAAAGATATTTTATTTGGTGATGTTTGGGTTTGTTCGGGTCAATCAAATATGGAATTTCCAATGAAGCGCGTGAGTTGGAATTATCCCGGCGAAATTGAAAACTCTGAAAATAATTTTATTCGAGAATTTGCAGTTCCTCAAAAATATAATTTTAAAGTTGCAGAAAAAGATTTTTCACATGGAAGTTGGAAAAGTGCTAATCTGGAAAATATTCCAAACTTTTCAGCAGTTGCATATTTTTTTGCAAAGAAAATTTATGAGAAATATAAAATTCCAGTTGGGATAATAAATGCAAGTCTTGGCGGTTCCCGTATTGAATCTTGGATGAGTGAAGATGCTTTGCAAAAATTTCCACATCATCTAAATGAAGCTTTGATGTTTAGAGATGATAATCTAATTAAAAAAATTGAAGATTCTGATATTGCCCGATCCAATGCTTGGTATAATTTATTACGACAAAAAGATGAAGGTTATAAAGATCAAAAAAATATTTGGTACAAAACGAACTTAGAAATTAGTGACTGGAAAAAAATGAATGTTCCAGGTTATTGGGCTGATACTGAAATAGGTAAAGTAAATGGAGTTGTTTGGTTTAAAAAGAATGTAAATATTCCATTGGAGTTAGTAGGTAAATATGCAAAATTAATTTTGGGAAGAATTGTTGATGCTGATTCGGTTTTTGTAAACGGAAAATATGTTGGATCAGTTGGTTATCAATATCCGCCAAGAAGGTATGAGATTCCGAAAGATATATTAAATGCTGGTGAAAATGAAATTACAATTCGCGTTATAAGCAATGCTGGTATGGGTGGCTTTGTGCTTGATAAAGATTATGAAATTGAGTTTGATAATACTTCAATTAGTTTGGAAGGGGAGTGGAATTATAAACTTGGTGCAATAATGCCGGAATTGGGAAGTCAAACTTTCATTAGATGGAAACCGATGGGTTTGTATAACAGTATGATTTCACCCTTGCATAATTATAAAATTAAAGGATTTGCTTGGTATCAAGGTGAATCAAATACTTGGAATCCTTCTGAATATTCTAATCTTTTATCAACAATGATTTCTGATTGGCGCACAAAATGGAGTAATAATAATTTGCCATTTATCGTTATCCAACTCCCTAATTTTATGGAAGAAAAAAATGAACCATCTGAAAGCAGTTGGGCAGCTTTTAGAGAAGTTCAACTTGATGCATTAAAAATACCAAATACTGGTTTAGTTGTTACAATTGATTTAGGTGAATGGAATGATATTCATCCATTAAATAAAAAAGATGTTGGTGAAAGATTGTTTCAATCTGCGGAAAAAATTGCATATAAAAATAATTCTGTAATAAATTCGGGACCAATTTATAAATCTATGAAAATTGAAGGGAACAAAATCATTCTAACCTTTGACAATATTGGCGATAGGTTGATTTCGAAAAACCATGAAGAACTTAAGGAATTTGCAATTTGCGGAAATGATAAGAAATTTATTTGGGCACATGCAAAAATTGAAAATGATAAAGTTATTGTTTGGAACGATAACATTAAAAATCCAGTAGCTGTTAGATATGCTTGGGCAGATAACCCAAGTAAAGCAAATTTATATAATAGTGCTGGTCTACCAGCATCACCTTTTAGAACAGATAAATACTAA
- a CDS encoding glycosyl hydrolase 115 family protein yields the protein MKKLNKIIFILLIIININFAKSEDIISKNKLSNSFAIVENKITSQIIISSSDFQGVHKVARWLQRDIEKVSNIKPEIKIDNNSKVKNAIIIGTINQSKIIDQLISARKIDENELLNKWEKFVIQIVENPLPNIERALIIVGSDKRGTIYGMLELSKIIGVSPWYWGADVQIKKKKNIYFNKLFYTNGEPKVKYRGIFINDEAPALSGWANEKFGTDKFNHKFYENVFELILRLKGNFLWPAMWGRAFYDDDSLNGKIADELGIVIGTSHHEPMMRAHDEWRRYGSGKWNYATNENELKKFWRDGIKKTKYYDKIITLAMRGDGDEAMSEDANVSLLEKIVHDQREIIFDEMQKPLEEIPQVWALYKEVQEYYDKGMKVPDDVTILLCDDNWGNLRKLPKLNEPKRKGGFGIYYHYDYVGGPRNYKWLNTNQIERVYEQMNLAFNYGADKIWVVNVGDIKPMEFPISFFLDYAWGPTKINSENLNEYYVTWSKEQFGEKFQNDIADILKLYTKYNSRRKPELLSPETYNLTNYREFETIVNEYNSLLINTQNIYDQIQKENKDAFYQLVLHPVEACANLNELYYIAAKNKLYAKQGRILTNELAKKVKELFEKDKSITNYYNNILADGKWNHMMDQTHIGYTNWQQPDSNKMPNIVEISNSENAEVGIYIEGNENSSETLTFPKYNNLNQQIYYLEIYNKGKKSFDFNILKSAEWINLTKLSGSIKDEVRIFVEIDWKNIPNGIYREFIIVQSLDKEIRINLEIQNNKLYENISNRFIENNGVISIHAENFNKKIENDKIDFEIIPNLGRTASSVISVPVSEAVEEINNASPHLEYDIFSFSKDSAKVKLYFSPTLNFANNTNGIRYAISVDDEIPQFKNITSNPNPPDLNYDRVWNKWVAENINIQETKHFIKENGNHTLKVWFVDPGIVLQKIVMDFGGLKESYLGPAESRIYKSN from the coding sequence ATGAAAAAATTAAATAAAATAATTTTCATTCTCTTAATTATAATAAATATAAATTTTGCAAAAAGTGAAGATATTATTTCAAAGAATAAATTATCAAATTCGTTTGCAATAGTTGAAAATAAAATTACTTCACAAATAATTATTAGTTCTTCAGATTTTCAAGGAGTTCATAAAGTTGCGAGATGGCTTCAGAGAGATATCGAAAAAGTATCAAACATAAAACCGGAAATAAAAATTGATAACAACAGTAAAGTTAAAAATGCAATAATAATTGGAACTATCAATCAAAGTAAAATTATTGATCAGTTAATTTCAGCAAGAAAAATAGACGAAAATGAATTATTAAATAAGTGGGAAAAATTTGTAATTCAAATCGTTGAAAATCCCTTGCCAAATATTGAAAGAGCATTGATAATAGTCGGTAGCGATAAGCGGGGAACAATTTATGGAATGCTTGAACTGTCTAAAATTATTGGTGTTTCACCTTGGTATTGGGGGGCTGATGTTCAAATAAAAAAGAAAAAAAATATTTATTTCAATAAATTATTTTACACAAATGGAGAACCAAAAGTAAAATACAGAGGAATATTTATCAACGATGAAGCGCCGGCACTTTCCGGTTGGGCAAATGAAAAATTCGGTACAGATAAATTTAATCACAAATTTTATGAAAATGTTTTTGAATTAATTTTACGATTAAAAGGAAATTTTCTTTGGCCGGCAATGTGGGGAAGAGCGTTCTACGATGACGATAGTTTGAACGGAAAAATTGCAGACGAATTAGGAATTGTGATCGGAACTTCACATCATGAACCAATGATGCGCGCTCACGATGAATGGCGAAGATATGGAAGTGGTAAATGGAATTATGCAACGAATGAAAATGAGTTGAAAAAGTTTTGGCGTGATGGAATTAAGAAAACAAAATATTATGATAAAATTATAACTCTTGCTATGCGTGGGGATGGCGATGAAGCAATGAGTGAAGATGCTAATGTAAGTTTACTTGAAAAAATTGTACATGATCAAAGAGAAATTATTTTTGATGAAATGCAAAAACCGTTGGAAGAAATTCCGCAAGTATGGGCATTGTATAAAGAAGTTCAAGAATATTATGATAAAGGAATGAAAGTCCCAGATGATGTTACAATTTTACTTTGCGATGATAATTGGGGGAACTTAAGAAAACTCCCAAAACTTAATGAGCCAAAAAGAAAAGGCGGATTCGGAATTTATTATCATTACGATTACGTTGGTGGCCCGCGTAATTACAAATGGTTAAATACAAACCAAATAGAGCGTGTTTATGAGCAGATGAATTTAGCTTTTAATTACGGTGCTGATAAAATATGGGTTGTAAATGTTGGAGATATAAAACCAATGGAATTTCCCATTTCATTCTTTCTAGATTATGCATGGGGTCCCACAAAAATAAATTCTGAAAATCTTAATGAATATTATGTTACTTGGTCGAAAGAGCAATTTGGTGAAAAATTTCAAAATGATATTGCTGATATTTTAAAATTATATACCAAATATAATTCTCGAAGAAAACCGGAATTATTATCACCTGAAACATATAATCTCACAAACTACCGTGAATTTGAAACTATTGTGAATGAATACAATAGTTTACTAATCAATACACAAAATATTTACGATCAAATTCAAAAAGAAAATAAAGATGCATTTTACCAATTAGTTTTACATCCGGTGGAAGCATGTGCAAACTTAAATGAACTTTATTATATCGCCGCAAAAAATAAACTCTATGCAAAGCAAGGAAGAATTTTAACAAATGAATTAGCAAAAAAAGTAAAGGAATTATTTGAGAAGGATAAATCGATAACAAATTATTACAACAATATTTTAGCTGATGGAAAATGGAATCATATGATGGATCAAACCCATATTGGGTATACAAATTGGCAGCAACCGGATTCCAACAAAATGCCGAATATAGTTGAAATTAGTAATTCTGAAAATGCAGAAGTCGGAATATACATTGAAGGAAACGAGAATAGTTCAGAAACTTTAACTTTCCCTAAATATAATAATCTAAATCAACAAATTTATTATTTGGAGATTTATAATAAGGGGAAGAAATCTTTTGATTTCAATATTCTGAAAAGTGCTGAATGGATTAACCTAACTAAATTATCCGGAAGCATAAAAGATGAAGTAAGAATTTTCGTTGAAATTGATTGGAAAAATATTCCAAATGGAATATATAGAGAATTTATAATTGTACAATCTTTAGATAAAGAAATTAGAATAAATTTAGAAATTCAAAACAATAAGTTATATGAAAATATATCAAATAGATTTATTGAGAATAATGGAGTTATTTCAATACATGCAGAGAATTTTAACAAGAAAATAGAAAATGATAAAATTGATTTTGAGATTATCCCAAATCTTGGAAGAACTGCTTCAAGTGTAATATCGGTGCCGGTATCAGAAGCAGTAGAAGAAATTAATAACGCTTCACCACATTTAGAATATGATATATTTTCATTTTCAAAGGACAGTGCAAAAGTTAAATTATATTTTTCACCGACACTAAATTTTGCGAATAATACAAATGGAATTAGATATGCAATTTCTGTGGATGATGAAATTCCCCAATTCAAAAAT
- a CDS encoding CotH kinase family protein translates to MKKLLILFILLFTIYTDAQSILINEVLSSNKVTILDEDGEPSDWIEIYNNIENEINLQNYFLSDDSLNLKKWQFENRVLAPQEYLLIFASDKDTVMNYHHTNFKISANGEKIILSDSNQIIDQVNVPKLTNDISYGRIFNDFSNWEIQNPTPGFENSDEEITQFADSVVTSMPSGVYSSAISVELSAEESEIYYTLDGSDPDTSSTKYTAPIDIVKNTIVKTISYKENLKPSHVSHNSYFIDVDTDLPIISLITDPVNLFSDSLGIYANGPGWTPNPPHHGANFWMDWERPAHVQFFEDDKNLGFSENCGIEIYGAYTRSFAQKSFSVKFKEPYNSSALEYELFPGFDIKTFKSFILRNSGNDFQFTHFRDAMMQSLIKDLDIDYLEYRPAATYINGEYWGIYNIREKISEHYIANRHGVKADSIDMLEGNMEVIHGDSLHYEELINFISNNVLTTDEAYKYIDKKIDIDNCLLYFAAEVYYNSQDWPANNIKYWRERKENGKWKWILFDLDFGFNLYETSGQSENHLTYLLSGIETRPGSNPPWSTLLPRKILENPKIKNKFINLISDLLNSNFKSDRVVSLINQMKNRLSVEGPKHRKRWGISDFTFNDHVQRMTKFAQERPNYLRGFVRNFFNTGEDGQITINSSKGGRIKINSLNLDSNNYPWIGKYFFNVPIEVIAIPDNGYKFDGWSEDYFSTETKISLNVARSTFLTANFSVDSSTANEIVINEINYNSLDEFDSGDWIELYNRKDSEIDLSNWYFSDSDTSHKFIFPSETKIAPKSFMVLVENDSLFTSKFPEVENYLGELGFGFNGSGEFMKLVDADEKVVDSLTYDDNLPWPIEADGKGNTLELVDADTDNSIGVSWKASTNNGTPGKVNSVLVSIEEEKSANLKNEFSLLQNYPNPFNPITIIEYSIPFSDIREISNVSLVIYDILGKVVKVLVSEKQNSGNYKVEFNAENLSSGIYFYTLKAGNFIHSKKMILLK, encoded by the coding sequence ATGAAAAAACTTTTAATATTATTCATTCTACTTTTTACAATTTATACAGATGCTCAATCAATTTTAATCAATGAAGTATTGTCTTCAAACAAAGTTACGATATTGGACGAAGATGGTGAGCCCTCGGACTGGATTGAAATTTATAACAACATTGAAAATGAAATAAATCTACAAAATTATTTCTTAAGTGATGATTCATTAAATCTAAAAAAATGGCAGTTTGAAAATCGAGTATTAGCACCACAAGAATATCTTTTAATTTTTGCTTCAGATAAAGATACTGTTATGAATTATCATCATACTAACTTTAAAATTAGTGCAAACGGTGAAAAAATAATTCTAAGTGATTCAAACCAAATTATTGATCAAGTTAATGTTCCGAAATTAACAAACGATATTTCTTACGGAAGAATTTTTAATGATTTTAGCAATTGGGAAATTCAAAATCCCACACCGGGATTTGAAAATAGCGATGAAGAAATTACTCAATTTGCTGATAGTGTAGTAACATCAATGCCGAGCGGTGTTTATTCATCTGCAATTTCTGTTGAATTATCTGCTGAAGAAAGTGAAATATATTATACTCTTGATGGAAGTGATCCCGATACGAGTTCAACAAAATATACAGCACCAATTGATATTGTAAAAAATACAATTGTGAAAACTATAAGTTATAAGGAAAATCTTAAGCCTTCTCATGTTAGTCATAATAGCTATTTTATTGATGTTGATACAGATTTGCCTATTATTTCTTTAATAACCGATCCAGTTAATTTATTTAGTGACAGCCTTGGAATTTATGCCAATGGTCCAGGTTGGACTCCAAACCCACCACATCATGGTGCAAATTTTTGGATGGATTGGGAACGTCCCGCGCATGTTCAATTTTTTGAAGATGATAAAAATTTAGGATTTTCAGAAAATTGTGGAATTGAAATTTACGGTGCTTATACAAGATCATTCGCACAAAAATCTTTTTCAGTAAAATTTAAAGAGCCATATAATTCATCAGCGCTTGAGTATGAATTATTTCCGGGTTTTGACATTAAAACTTTCAAATCTTTTATTTTGAGAAATTCCGGAAATGATTTTCAGTTTACACATTTTAGAGATGCAATGATGCAATCGCTGATAAAAGATCTGGATATTGATTATTTGGAGTATCGTCCCGCAGCTACTTACATTAACGGTGAGTATTGGGGAATTTACAATATTCGCGAAAAAATAAGTGAACATTATATTGCAAATCGACATGGTGTAAAAGCGGACAGCATTGATATGCTTGAAGGAAATATGGAAGTTATTCATGGCGATTCTTTACACTATGAAGAGCTTATAAATTTTATTAGCAATAATGTTTTGACAACAGATGAAGCTTACAAATATATAGATAAAAAGATTGATATAGATAATTGCTTACTTTATTTTGCTGCTGAGGTTTATTATAACAGTCAAGATTGGCCAGCAAATAATATTAAATATTGGCGTGAACGAAAAGAAAATGGTAAGTGGAAATGGATATTATTCGATTTGGATTTTGGATTCAATCTTTATGAAACTTCGGGACAATCGGAAAATCATTTAACATATTTATTATCTGGAATTGAAACGCGTCCGGGCTCTAATCCACCTTGGTCAACTTTGCTTCCAAGAAAAATTTTAGAAAATCCAAAAATCAAAAATAAATTTATTAATCTAATTTCTGATTTGTTGAACTCAAACTTTAAAAGTGATCGGGTAGTGAGTTTAATAAATCAAATGAAAAACCGTTTATCTGTTGAGGGTCCAAAACACAGAAAAAGATGGGGAATTAGCGATTTTACATTTAATGATCATGTTCAAAGAATGACTAAATTTGCACAAGAACGACCAAATTATTTACGGGGATTTGTAAGAAATTTTTTCAACACTGGTGAAGATGGACAAATTACAATTAATTCTTCAAAAGGCGGAAGAATAAAAATAAATTCTCTAAACCTTGATTCTAATAATTATCCATGGATTGGAAAATATTTTTTCAATGTTCCAATTGAAGTTATTGCTATTCCAGATAATGGATATAAATTTGACGGATGGAGCGAAGACTATTTTTCAACAGAAACAAAAATATCTTTAAATGTTGCACGTTCAACATTTTTAACCGCCAATTTTTCTGTGGATAGTTCTACAGCAAATGAAATTGTAATAAACGAAATAAACTATAATTCTTTGGATGAATTTGATTCCGGTGACTGGATTGAATTGTATAACAGAAAAGATTCTGAAATAGATTTAAGTAATTGGTATTTCTCCGATAGCGATACATCACACAAATTTATTTTTCCATCAGAGACTAAAATTGCACCAAAGAGTTTTATGGTATTGGTTGAAAACGACAGTTTATTTACCAGTAAATTTCCCGAAGTTGAAAATTATTTGGGTGAATTAGGATTTGGCTTTAACGGTTCCGGAGAATTCATGAAATTGGTAGATGCTGATGAAAAGGTTGTTGATTCATTAACTTATGACGATAATTTACCTTGGCCAATTGAAGCTGACGGAAAAGGAAATACATTAGAATTAGTTGATGCAGACACAGATAATTCAATTGGTGTAAGTTGGAAAGCTTCAACAAATAATGGAACGCCGGGAAAAGTTAATTCAGTTTTAGTTTCAATTGAAGAGGAAAAGTCAGCCAATTTAAAAAATGAATTTTCATTATTGCAAAATTATCCTAATCCATTTAATCCAATAACAATAATAGAATACTCAATTCCATTCAGTGATATTAGAGAAATATCAAATGTGAGTTTAGTTATATATGATATTTTGGGTAAAGTAGTTAAAGTTTTAGTCAGCGAAAAACAAAACTCTGGTAATTACAAAGTCGAGTTTAATGCTGAAAATCTTTCATCTGGAATTTATTTCTACACATTAAAAGCCGGGAATTTTATTCATTCAAAAAAAATGATTTTATTAAAGTAA